A genomic window from Arthrobacter sp. FW305-BF8 includes:
- a CDS encoding FAD-dependent oxidoreductase: MASARIDADTRILIIGAGVVGAALADDLTGHGMKSVTVVDQGPLYRTGGSSSHAPGFAFQTTGSSVMTELAKRTLDKLDGAALDGQWILKRVGGLELACEPVRLEYLHRRHNLARSWDVPARMVSADECGKLFPGLDTSTVLGGLHTPTDGVVKAVRAVEWQARRAIENGARFYGHTAVTGFRTERGRVTGVDVRPTPPVPGNPSKGDQLPEGTSFIEADLVVVCAGLWGPGLGRLLGLELPMVPMEHCSSHTSPLPSLAGLSDEVEIDLPMVRHQATGSYLRQMGDRLTWGTYEHRVIPVEQSEIASPEDYAETRVEPAIHPLTWNDLKDGWAEVQRLFPETRSCEAVDGYNGIFSFTPDGNPLLGEVPGISGLWLGESVWLTQSAGVAGVLADWIVTGDPGIDTTSLDFRRFDQTHLTRTVSIERASENYDEVYDISHPRKQTRQLRKFATTPFYVRQEALGAVFGTAQGGWERPLWYGSTEGPETASRRRDAWATYGWSPAISAEARKAVNSVGLVDRGAASVFEVRGGGAEKHLQEILTASLSLEVGTSTGAFVKGPSGGIAADLTVVRTAEDAYLVIGSSPEDVWHLRRETPHLETATIADLSSATTALALIGPDAAALLASVTRGGIPEAAMEAPVLDVGGVPVRAVAETATGVGGWTLYTATEHGLYLWDLLAAAGGKRGMALVGDEAFTALRIANGVPASGIDFGPQDTAYEAGLAERSAGACARPGHRLLVRLRLSSDRHAVVPGEPVSTNGDVIGYITSAAEDPASGRFLAFAWVDPDFAAAGTALEISHLDTMWPAKVETP; the protein is encoded by the coding sequence GTGGCCTCCGCCCGAATTGACGCAGACACCCGGATCCTCATCATCGGCGCCGGCGTGGTCGGTGCCGCCCTGGCCGACGACCTGACCGGCCACGGCATGAAGTCCGTAACCGTGGTGGACCAAGGGCCGCTGTACCGCACCGGCGGGTCCTCCTCCCACGCCCCTGGTTTTGCTTTCCAGACCACCGGTTCTTCGGTGATGACTGAACTGGCCAAGCGGACTCTCGACAAGCTGGACGGAGCGGCGCTGGACGGCCAGTGGATCCTCAAGCGTGTCGGCGGTTTGGAACTGGCCTGCGAGCCGGTGCGGCTGGAATACCTGCACCGGCGGCACAACCTCGCCCGGTCCTGGGACGTGCCGGCCCGGATGGTTTCCGCCGACGAGTGCGGGAAGCTGTTCCCGGGCCTTGACACCTCCACCGTGCTCGGCGGCCTGCACACCCCAACGGATGGAGTGGTCAAGGCCGTGCGGGCTGTGGAGTGGCAGGCCCGGCGTGCCATCGAGAACGGAGCGCGGTTCTATGGCCACACCGCGGTCACCGGGTTCCGGACGGAACGCGGCCGGGTGACCGGCGTCGACGTACGCCCGACGCCGCCGGTACCGGGCAATCCCTCCAAAGGCGACCAGCTACCGGAGGGGACGTCGTTCATCGAGGCGGATCTCGTCGTCGTCTGCGCGGGCCTTTGGGGTCCCGGGCTGGGAAGGCTGCTGGGGCTGGAACTGCCCATGGTTCCCATGGAGCACTGCTCATCCCACACCAGCCCGCTGCCGTCGCTCGCCGGCTTGAGTGATGAGGTGGAGATCGACCTGCCGATGGTCCGGCACCAGGCCACAGGTTCCTACCTCCGCCAGATGGGCGACCGGCTGACGTGGGGCACCTATGAGCACCGGGTCATCCCGGTGGAACAGTCCGAGATAGCGTCCCCCGAGGACTACGCGGAAACGCGGGTTGAGCCTGCAATCCACCCCCTGACGTGGAACGACCTGAAGGACGGGTGGGCAGAAGTCCAGCGGCTCTTCCCCGAGACCCGGAGCTGCGAAGCGGTTGATGGCTATAACGGGATCTTCTCCTTCACCCCGGACGGAAACCCGCTCCTCGGCGAGGTGCCCGGAATCAGCGGCCTGTGGCTCGGCGAGTCCGTCTGGCTCACCCAGTCGGCAGGGGTTGCGGGCGTTCTGGCCGACTGGATCGTGACCGGGGATCCGGGCATCGATACGACCAGCCTGGACTTCCGACGGTTCGACCAGACGCACCTGACGCGGACCGTCAGCATCGAGCGCGCCAGTGAGAATTACGACGAGGTCTACGACATCAGCCACCCCCGCAAGCAGACCAGACAGCTGAGGAAGTTCGCCACGACCCCCTTCTACGTCCGGCAGGAAGCCCTGGGTGCGGTGTTCGGCACCGCGCAGGGTGGTTGGGAGCGCCCCCTCTGGTACGGCTCCACCGAAGGCCCTGAAACAGCCAGCCGACGGCGGGATGCCTGGGCAACGTACGGATGGTCACCCGCCATTTCCGCCGAGGCGCGGAAGGCTGTGAACAGCGTTGGGCTCGTGGACAGGGGAGCCGCCAGCGTCTTCGAGGTCCGGGGCGGCGGGGCTGAAAAGCATCTCCAGGAAATCCTGACGGCCAGCCTATCCCTGGAGGTGGGCACGTCCACGGGCGCCTTTGTGAAGGGCCCTTCCGGCGGCATTGCCGCCGATCTCACCGTGGTGCGGACCGCGGAGGACGCCTATCTGGTCATCGGCAGCAGCCCCGAGGACGTGTGGCACCTTCGCCGGGAAACGCCGCACCTGGAGACGGCGACCATTGCCGACCTATCATCCGCAACCACTGCCCTGGCGCTCATCGGTCCTGATGCCGCCGCCCTTCTGGCATCTGTCACCCGGGGCGGCATACCCGAGGCCGCAATGGAAGCGCCGGTGCTCGACGTCGGAGGTGTTCCGGTCCGCGCCGTTGCCGAAACGGCTACCGGCGTTGGGGGCTGGACGCTCTATACGGCCACGGAACATGGGCTGTACCTTTGGGACCTGCTGGCTGCGGCAGGTGGAAAGCGGGGGATGGCCCTCGTTGGGGACGAAGCGTTTACGGCGCTGCGGATCGCCAACGGCGTCCCGGCCTCCGGCATCGACTTCGGCCCGCAGGACACTGCGTACGAAGCCGGTCTCGCCGAGCGTTCCGCCGGTGCATGCGCCCGCCCGGGCCACCGGCTGCTGGTCCGGCTCCGGCTGTCCAGTGACCGCCACGCAGTTGTCCCGGGTGAGCCCGTGTCCACGAACGGGGACGTCATCGGGTACATCACGAGCGCTGCGGAGGATCCCGCCTCCGGCCGCTTCCTGGCCTTCGCCTGGGTGGACCCGGACTTCGCCGCTGCGGGGACAGCGCTGGAGATTTCACACCTTGACACCATGTGGCCCGCCAAGGTGGAAACCCCCTGA